The Equus przewalskii isolate Varuska chromosome 4, EquPr2, whole genome shotgun sequence region aatggaagtctacctttttttttttttaaacttctagtTTTTACATCATCAGAGTTAAGACAGAGATTACCTTCTCAGCAATGATGGTCAGCTCCATCCTGATGTACGTCAAGAAATCTGAAATATCAAATAGTCAGACCAAGCTGGTGAACAAGGAGATTCCTCCACgaataatttagaaaatggagGTGGTTGGAtgatacacacaaaagaaagaattacCATCTTCATGCTCTCCCTCATACTTCTAGGGCACCCTCCTTACATTTCTAccctacacacatgcacaacccCCGCAAATACACCCACATGCTGCAAATACACCCACACATAATCACATTCCCGTCTCATTATTTGGTAAAGGACTatcaaaatgcaaaaattaattccCCAAGCCTTCACTAATCTTTTGAAATAAGTAAATGATACTGGCTCCTTATTGTAAAATATTGtctaaaatattcacaataataaATTTGCAGTATTGTTATGTCAGCATTCTATGCTGATGGgtggaaagggaaacaaaaaccTTCAGGCCATATAATAACCTCAACCTGAGCTGAGCAAACATGATCTGTTTCGATTCATACACTTATTTGTCATAGTCATTGTTTGAATTAGGCAGcaaaattattttccagtttGAAAACTTCCCTAATTACATTTGAACGTAGTAAACTGGATGTAAAAGAACTGAGCGATAGAAACTCACTTtctaatgataataattataaatgcCAATATTTTCCTGGCCCAGAAATAAccagagtgaaataaaaatcacGCACCATTTGTCCCTGTTACTGTTTTACTTAACTTCATCAGATTTTGTATACATACAAGTAACCAAGAAAAATTCTGTGCAATTTGGGATAATATATATTTGCTAATGAACTGACTAGAAAATGAGTAACTATAGCATTTAAAGTTGTAATTGTTCGAATAGATACCGAGGATCCTGAAAGTTCAGATTCTTTGTTTACTGTATTTTACTCCATAGCTGTATGTTCCTTATACATATGGAAGAAGCATGCTTCTCAAATGGGTAACAACATGGGAAGATAGTCTTaactttggcttttctttttagcAAACATGGCACTAAATGTCATTTTCATTCATGAAAGAAGAGTTAAGCAAATTACTTTACAAACGGAATTCTCTTTCCTGCTGAATtaagctttattattttccatgcatttgtattcatttatatgtgtgtatacatcaTTTTACTAACACTTTATCCATCCTTTCACTGAAATGAAACTATCACTTAAAAATCCTCACAAAGAGTAGAGGGCATGACAAAAATACACAGTAACAAGAGACAATAGTTTTGGCTTCATGCTGCTGGGTTGCAGTTAACTGTTTTACAGCTGCCTCCTTAAAATATAAGCAAGAGAGGTGAGTAACAAATTAAAGTTTTTGCTGGTTGAGGACCTGATAAGAGATGGAGAGATGCTGCTAAGCCCACTGGACACCTAACTGCAAGAATAATAAAGCTGTCTTTCTAAATAACGTGCCTGTGCCTGTCAGctagtttatttgagattttccctGCTTTGTTTATATTAgagccccctccctcctgggtGCCTACAGAGTTAAACAAGCAGGTATTTACCTCCAACTTAATCCtgagctttaaaaatatagaccAAACTCTAAGGTTCTTAAAATTTtcaatcatatttatttattgcagaaaaataatatacaaagatatttacaaaacaatcataaaaatatgaatgcattTAGACACCGGATCTATTTGCATTTTACCATGGGtcatcaataaataaatagaatgttgttttttgtattttaagtttttttccctcagaggaagaatgaaaaaaggaattaaCTGACTGTGATTCTGCAAGTCAGTTTGATcccagtatttttatttctaaagatgtTCTTAAAATTCCTCTGATTgttaccattttaaaatggagaaagtcCATAATGATGCCTTTCCTTTCAGTGGCTGATTGGCACGACCTCTTGAGAATGCatgcatgaaaaaataaaaataaaaatattcttcgtcaaaaaaaaaaaaaaggaacacaaacAACTGTTCAGACTTCTATCAGAATGTAGAGGTGTGAGGATGGTGCCGCTGCCCGTCTGGGAATCACTGTCCACGGGCCTGTCTcgctttctcttttaaaagtgcGCCCCACGCCCTGTTTCTTTGAATTTGGGTCTGCTCTTCTAATTTCCAAGAAAATCTTtggcatatatatttatttttagttatccAGCTCCAGAGTCTCTAGACtgtccattttctccttctctggaaaCAATGACATCTGCAAAAACCCAGAGGGGGGAAAGTTGGTTATTGTTTAGGTCTCTGTGGCTGTTTTCTAAGACTAGCGAGCACTGTTCTTATCACCACCACCGAGAAATTACGCCGAACAACCTGGAAGGATTTCAGCCCAAGGGCAAGAGGAAGTGGGTGGGcggaaaggaggaggaggtggaatttGGAAACATTTGTTTTAAGGAGAACGAAAACTTAAAAGCCAAAAGAAAGGGAGGCGCTTGCAAGACTGTCCTCACCCAGGACCCTCGAATCTTTCTCAGTCTTCCCTGCTGTCTGTCACgcacactcacgcacacacacacccctcacaaGAGCGCATCCCTCTCTCCCTAGCCGGGACCGAACTGCCTTCCAGGGACGCTCGGGGGATGAGGTGGCGGTGCCAGGTTGGGTGGGGAAGCTGAGAGGGGGAGGAAGGCGAGGTGGACAGGGAGCCGCGGCCTGGCCGTCAGTCCTTCTGCCACCTGAGCGGCGAAGGGGCGCAGAGGCGCCGGTCCTTACCTAGGTCTCCGGCCCTGCCGAGGGGGTGGGGAGCTCCGCCTGCTAGTGGGACGCGGACATGGACCAGGCCCCCTCCATCCTCCAGACCGAGAAGGCGTAGCTGAGCCGCTCGTGGGCCACATAGCTGCAGCTTGCCATCTTGGAGTCCAGCTCGTCGCTCTGGAGGACCTGGTAGAGGAAGTCGATGTACCTGGCCGCCAACTTGAGGGTCTGGATCTTGCTCAGCTTGTCCGAGGGCAGCGTGGGGATGATCTTCCGCAGCGCGGCGAACGCCTCGTTCAGCGACTGCGTGCGCTGGCGCTCCCGCACGTTGGCCATGACCCGCTGCGTCTGCAGCTCCTCGTAGGACTGCGGGCtcccgccgcc contains the following coding sequences:
- the TWIST1 gene encoding twist-related protein 1; protein product: MMQDVSSSPVSPADDSLSNSEEEPDRQQPPSGKRGGRKRRSSRRSAGGGAGPGGAAGGGVGGGDEPGSPAQGKRGKKSAGCGGGAGGGGSSSGGGSPQSYEELQTQRVMANVRERQRTQSLNEAFAALRKIIPTLPSDKLSKIQTLKLAARYIDFLYQVLQSDELDSKMASCSYVAHERLSYAFSVWRMEGAWSMSASH